A stretch of Lactuca sativa cultivar Salinas chromosome 6, Lsat_Salinas_v11, whole genome shotgun sequence DNA encodes these proteins:
- the LOC111894122 gene encoding uncharacterized protein LOC111894122, with protein sequence MSKKGGAVLQKDAPWRAPSTGVKPLPKIHHSPVLCIAQNPYTDYAVSLMKHPDPIGHGLGTEAIVEAAGPECIVPGQITPIKLLGLKVWPVDVDLKFLEPVGKELKNIGKFMDSAVELMNKSFMDER encoded by the exons ATGTCAAAGAAAGGAGGAGCTGTGTTACAAAAGGATGCGCCATGGAGGGCACCCTCTACAGGCGTCAAACCCCTCCCCAAAATCCACCATTCCCCCGTTCTTTGCATCGCTCAAAACCCCTACACCGACTATGCCGTCTCCCTCATGAAG CACCCGGATCCAATTGGACACGGTTTAGGAACAGAAGCGATAGTGGAAGCAGCAGGGCCAGAATGCATTGTTCCTGGACAGATTACGCCCATTAAACTTCTTGGATTAAAG GTTTGGCCTGTTGATGTTGACTTGAAATTTTTGGAACCTGTTGGGAAAGAACTCAAGAACATTGGAAAG TTTATGGATTCAGCAGTTGAGCTCATGAACAAATCATTCATGGATGAACGTTAG
- the LOC111894141 gene encoding transcription factor MYB27 — protein sequence MSIHDPRNLRRGPWVDEEDDRLTITVEALGEKHWDALAKQSGLRRSGKSCRLRWMNYLRPNLKHGEITDEEEHIILDLHKQWGNKWSRIAKRLPGRTDNEIKNYWRSHLKKKAEAQLEYFAGIKEDVKQDFLTTKCDRSFDHVGESSMNDKEDIFGISSMETPESCNMDIAFESGSPYESRMSDLISSCCWEGDQEVKHHEDCMGTFPCFCSEVGSSSEESTTHGVWDLWSPIWETG from the exons ATGTCGATTCATGATCCAAGAAACTTGCGTAGAGGGCCTTGggttgatgaagaagatgatagATTGACTATCACTGTTGAAGCATTAGGTGAAAAACATTGGGATGCTTTGGCTAAACAATCAg GTTTGAGGAGAAGTGGAAAAAGTTGTCGGCTTAGGTGGATGAACTATCTTCGACCCAATTTAAAGCATGGTGAGATCACAGATGAAGAAGAACACATAATACTTGATCTTCATAAACAATGGGGTAACAA GTGGTCAAGAATCGCTAAAAGATTGCCTGGAAGAACAGATAACGAGATCAAGAATTATTGGAGAAGTCATTTAAAAAAGAAAGCCGAAGCCCAACTag AATACTTCGCGGGCATAAAAGAAGATGTGAAACAAGATTTCTTGACAACAAAATGCGACAGAAGCTTTGATCATGTTGGCGAAAGCAGCATGAATGATAAAGAGGATATTTTTGGAATTTCATCCATGGAAACACCTGAATCTTGTAACATGGATATTGCATTCGAAAGTGGTTCACCATATGAAAGTAGGATGTCGGATTTGATATCTTCGTGTTGTTGGGAAGGTGATCAAGAAGTAAAACATCATGAAGATTGCATGGGAACGTTTCCATGTTTCTGCAGTGAAGTTGGATCGAGTTCAGAAGAAAGTACGACACATGGTGTGTGGGATCTTTGGAGTCCCATTTGGGAAACGGGTTAA